The Sphingobacteriales bacterium nucleotide sequence CCAAGTTCAGTAGTTGAACGAATAGATTTTATTCCAATTCTCACTTCAATTATAGAATTGTTTAGAGAAACAAATCATGTGAAAATTTATTTTGAAAAAAATTTAGATGATGCATTCATCATGGCAGACAAAAACCAAATGAATAGAGTGTTTACTAATTTATTTAAAAACGCCATTCAAGCAATTCCATCAGACAGAGAAGGTATCATCAATGTAGATATTCAAGATGCAGGAGATTTGTATCAAATAAGTATAAAAGACAATGGCAATGGAATTCCAAAAGATAAAGCATCAAGAATATTTGAACCTAATTTTACAACCAAATCTTCTGGAACTGGCTTAGGTCTTGCTATTTGCAAAAATATTATGGAAAGTATAAATGGTAAAATTTGGTTTGTATCTGAAGAAAATACTTATACCATTTTCTACTTAGAAATTCCTAAAGACAAATAGATTAATATTATATTATATTATATTATATTATATTATATTATATAGTATGTTGTTTTACTTCTTTAGTTTTTCTATGAATTGATGCATCATTTTTCGTACAGGTTCGCTCCACCATTGCTGTTGAAATAAATTCATCTCATCTTCTGATAAACTTTCCATTGTAATAATCACATGTTTTCTTAATTGAGATTTTGTTGTTCTCCAGCCATTTTGTTCGTATTGTAAATATTGCTTAAGCTTTTGCTCAGCTTTTTCTAATACCATTTCCATAGGTACCACTTCATCAACTAATCCAATTTCTTTGGCATGTGCTGGAGAATACAATTTTCCTTCCATCAAATATTGATAGGCATTTTTGCTGCCCAACCATACACTGTATTGTGCATACACACCACGTGGTACAATAATTCCTACAGGAATTTCATTTAATCCAATTTTATATTCACCTTCAGCCATTACTCTATAGTCGCATCCATTTGCAATAATACAACCACCAGCTGGTGCATGTCCTGTAATTGCAGCAACCAATGGTTTGTTGAATTTTGATAAACTTAATATCATATGCATAAAACTTCTCCAAAATTTATTGAATTCTGCGCCATTATATTGAAATAGTTCTGGAATATCTAAGCCAGCAGAAAAGAAACGTTCTTGCCCAACAATAACAGCACCATCAATGTCTTCATTTTCTAGTATTTCTTGTAATGATTGATTAAATTCTGTAACAAATTGTTGATTGATAGGATTTGATTTTCCTCTTTTCATTTCTATTATGGCGTAGTTTTCTTTTTTTATGATATGTATGTATTCCATGTATAATATTTTTACCTAAGTTAATAAAAAAACGCTACATAGGAA carries:
- a CDS encoding enoyl-CoA hydratase/isomerase family protein, with translation MEYIHIIKKENYAIIEMKRGKSNPINQQFVTEFNQSLQEILENEDIDGAVIVGQERFFSAGLDIPELFQYNGAEFNKFWRSFMHMILSLSKFNKPLVAAITGHAPAGGCIIANGCDYRVMAEGEYKIGLNEIPVGIIVPRGVYAQYSVWLGSKNAYQYLMEGKLYSPAHAKEIGLVDEVVPMEMVLEKAEQKLKQYLQYEQNGWRTTKSQLRKHVIITMESLSEDEMNLFQQQWWSEPVRKMMHQFIEKLKK